Part of the Mycobacteriales bacterium genome is shown below.
CGCCGTCGCCGTGTGTGGGTGCGGGTCGCCCCGGCAGGCGCGGACGCCGGCCCGGCGGCTACCGTGATGGAGGTCGGCGGGCTCGCCCGCACCGACCCGGACCGCTTCGCCGCGGAGTTCGGCGAGCTCGTGCAGGCGCTCTCACAGGAGGAACAGCCTCGTGGCTGAGCTCAGCGACACGCTGCTGTTCATCGCGGTCGTGGTCTACGCCCTCGCGATGCTCGGCTTCGCCGGCGACGGCGCGTCCCGCCAGGCCCGCAAGCAGGGGGCCTCAGCCGAGAAGGCCCGCGTCCCTGCCCTCGTCGGCGGTCCCGGTGAACCGCCTGCCCCGCCCGCCCTGCCGCCGGTCTCGCTGGCCAAGCCCTCCCGCGGTGTCGCCGGCACGCTCGCCGTCTGGCTCACCGCCGGTGGCGCGGTCGTGCACACCGGCTCGGTCGTGGCCCGCGGCATCGCGGCCGACCGGGTGCCGTGGGGCAACATGTACGAGTTCTCCAGCGCGACCGCGCTCGCCGCCGTACTCGCCTTCCTGGCCCTGCTCGCGACCCGTCGCGTCGAGCGCTCTGTCGGGGCCTTCGTCATGGTGCCCGTCGTGCTCTACCTCGGGCTCGCGGGCACGCTGCTCTACACCGAGGCCGGGCCGCTCGTGCCGGCCCTCAACAGCTACTGGATCAAGATCCACGTCATCGCGGCGGTCATCGCCTCCGGGGCCTTCCTGCTGTCCGGT
Proteins encoded:
- the ccsB gene encoding c-type cytochrome biogenesis protein CcsB, translating into MAELSDTLLFIAVVVYALAMLGFAGDGASRQARKQGASAEKARVPALVGGPGEPPAPPALPPVSLAKPSRGVAGTLAVWLTAGGAVVHTGSVVARGIAADRVPWGNMYEFSSATALAAVLAFLALLATRRVERSVGAFVMVPVVLYLGLAGTLLYTEAGPLVPALNSYWIKIHVIAAVIASGAFLLSGVVALLFLVRHRYDETTALLLADPRATRPGLISRKARPVTLAFPITLGRSLPAASTLDRSAYAVIAFSFPIWTFAIVAGAIWAEGAWGRYWGWDPKETWSFITWVLYAGYLHARATAGWKGAKAAWIAVAAAVALIIDYYVVNIFVVGLHSYA